From a single Brassica oleracea var. oleracea cultivar TO1000 chromosome C5, BOL, whole genome shotgun sequence genomic region:
- the LOC106344425 gene encoding glutathione S-transferase T3-like → MSSLPSRDLGGSASRAQNGEERKQMCKWSTAEDLVLISAWLNTSKDPLVGNEQRAGTFWKRIAAYYNASPKVIGLAKREQSHCNQRWGKINEGVCKFVGSYDAATKQRTSGQSEDDVLKAAHEIFFNDYKVKFSLEHAWRELRNDQKWCGAYGSSQQSSGSKRKRVGEEQSFQSSASMPSVNGEDEPMARPMGVKAAKTKAKRPMGEEGKNLQELRQMWEIKAKDLIMKDKLSKTKLLDSLLAKTEPLSELEVALKNKLITEILSM, encoded by the coding sequence ATGAGTTCTTTACCTAGTAGAGACCTTGGAGGTTCTGCTTCACGTGCACAAAATGGTGAGGAACGTAAGCAAATGTGCAAGTGGTCAACAGCTGAAGACCTGGTACTCATCAGTGCATGGTTGAACACCTCCAAGGATCCACTAGTTGGAAATGAGCAAAGAGCAGGAACCTTTTGGAAGAGGATTGCCGCTTATTATAATGCAAGTCCCAAGGTGATTGGTTTGGCTAAGAGAGAGCAAAGCCACTGTAACCAAAGGTGGGGGAAGATAAATGAGGGTGTCTGTAAGTTCGTGGGTTCATATGACGCTGCAACAAAACAGAGGACCAGTGGCCAGAGTGAAGATGATGTTCTGAAGGCTGCACATGAAATTTTCTTTAACGATTACAAGGTGAAGTTCTCGTTAGAGCATGCCTGGAGGGAGCTTAGGAATGATCAGAAATGGTGTGGGGCTTATGGAAGTAGTCAACAAAGCTCTGGTTCAAAAAGAAAGAGGGTGGGGGAAGAACAATCTTTTCAGTCATCAGCATCTATGCCCAGTGTCAATGGAGAGGATGAACCAATGGCTAGGCCTATGGGTGTTAAGGCAGCAAAGACGAAGGCTAAAAGGCCAATGGGAGAAGAAGGGAAGAATCTGCAAGAGTTGCGGCAAATGTGGGAGATAAAGGCGAAGGACTTAATTATGAAGGATAAGCTTAGCAAGACCAAACTGCTTGACAGTTTGCTTGCAAAAACAGAGCCACTTAGTGAATTAGAAGTGGCACTTAAGAACAAACTGATTACTGAAATATTGTCAATGTAA